The segment AACAAATGCTATGCGAAGGTGTTAACTGATAAGTCAATAAGATAAAAAGAGTATTTACCTGGCGTGTAACATACTATGGTTTATAAGCATATGTTCTTGACTCCTAAGAAAATagtttgtgaatatttttacgaTTGTAGGCCAAGTGGTCATGGGACTGGTACTTGAGGTCATGGTACTTGAAAGTTCATGACTGGTGCATCGAAAGTACTGCAATTGTGTAACAATAGCAAAGGCAGTAAATCCGAGTGATAAAAAGTTCTAGAAGAACTGCTTATGCAAATTATCATAAcaatttatagtttaattgttttttaattttgttcttataaATGTCCTTGCACGAGCGATTTAGACTTTGAACTTTTTCTTTATGTTCATGTCCTTTTTCTATAGTTGATCTCATCATTATACGAATAGGGTATATGCCTTATGAATGAGATTTCGATGTttgttaatatactttttattaaaaaagaataatacaGTAAACATATTATGAGACAGAAGTACGTACTTATCATAGTAGGTagttcaaatttcataacccTATACCatttaatattacctatatattgatattattaaattgatcaACAGCTTATTGATGTATTTCCTATTCAACTTCTATTAAGTAGCGTAAATATAACGTAccgtaattaaaattttcagataTGGCTTCATTCACGACGAGCGTTTGCCGCAGAAAACGGCGCCACAAAAGATTAATGTCGAGGTGGAAAGAGAAAAGAAATGGGTGAAAATGCTGGCCACGTGGGATTCGTCCGCCACCAAGGAGAAACTACACAGACGGATATACAAAGGCATTCCAAAGTCACTGCGTATGAAGATATGGTGTAAACTACTTGATATAAATCGAGTCAAATCTGACAGCCCTGGAAAGTACCAAGAAATGCTGAAACTGGCTAAGCAGTGGTCTACAGACGTGAGACAGATCGACTCGGATGTCAATAGGCAGTTCCGTGAACATCAATTTTATAGAGAGAGATATTCAGAAAAGCAATGttctttattcaatgtacTATGTGCATACAGCATGTACAATTCAGAAGTAGGGTACTGCCAGGGAATGTCCGGCTTAGCCGGTGTTCTCCTGATGTACATGGACGAGGAAGACGCCTTCTGGGCTCTAGCTATACTCTTGTCAGACAAGAGGTATCTGATGCACGGATTATATGTCGAAGGCTTCCCTAAATTAACAAGGTTCTTGGAGCACCACGATAAAATACTCACAAAGTTCATGCCAAAATTAAAACACCACTTTGATAAATTCGGATTGGATGCTATACTTTATTCCCTAAAatggttttttgtttgtttcgtgGAGCGAGTGCCCTTCAGCTTGTGTTTGCGAGTGTgggatatttatttgttggatGGAGAGAGAGTGGTCACTGCCATGGCCTATACAATACTCAAACTTCATAAGAAAGCGATCATGAAGTTACAAGATATGGATctaattgttaattatattcaGGTAAGGGCTTTCTTTATTTACAACGACTCGATTCGTGTGGTTTCTTTAAGAGCATGAAAAACTGGATTTACACAATTATCATTTAGGTATGATAGCGATATCAAAATCTCGGTCGATACATTATTGCAATTTTTAggttatgaataataaaatttattaatatttttgataaggcaataatatattacagttgagataatctatttataatttttaaatatattccaGGTGAAGCTTCATAAAGATTTTGGTTATGACGACGACGTAGTTATTTACCACCTGGAACGTTCCATGGATGAGTTGAAAAGGGCAAAATTAGATTATCCAGGGCCGCCGCCACCCAGTGAGTTGCCAAAACGGGCTCTCGGGGTTTTTGTGGAACCCGACAAGAAGTCAAAGATTGGCCAGCGAGCTGAGAACTTCTCGGAAACTGAGAAGCAAGCCCGAGCAACTGTGATATTAAGGTATAGTCATAGAGTTTACTTTTTTTCTCTGTATTGAAGTGGCTTATTCTTGAAGTAAGTTGTTAGATTTTATGTATTCAGATCTCTGGTTTTGGATCATTCGGATGCTCCAAAGCCTGGAGTCCTCAAAAAATGTTTGCCTGAGGAATTCTACTATCTAGGTTTTTACCACATATTCATTGGAGACGGAAACAACATGCCGTGGGCGCCAAGCTGTGTGagttacagacagacaggtcgcgaccagacagacagacaccgtagaggactttgttttgcAACATGAAAGGATACGAATAAGAAAATGATTATGGGCAAGTTGAGTCGCTTACTGATACGGCGATAACTGGCTAGCATCttcagatttatctagcagttaatttattttcatattgtataatatgaatattttatcggGAAGTGGTAAAACAAGTCCTAAATATTGTGTTGCTCGTTACAGGCGAGAGAAAGCAGCGATGGAGATGCAGGAGCTGCGAGTATCGCAAAGCGACACAGTGTCAGGTAA is part of the Plodia interpunctella isolate USDA-ARS_2022_Savannah chromosome Z, ilPloInte3.2, whole genome shotgun sequence genome and harbors:
- the LOC128683329 gene encoding USP6 N-terminal-like protein isoform X2, which produces MNEEALLARASEERERIFQRYERGRENLAGQIDPWEDPEFEEYHKTDRYGFIHDERLPQKTAPQKINVEVEREKKWVKMLATWDSSATKEKLHRRIYKGIPKSLRMKIWCKLLDINRVKSDSPGKYQEMLKLAKQWSTDVRQIDSDVNRQFREHQFYRERYSEKQCSLFNVLCAYSMYNSEVGYCQGMSGLAGVLLMYMDEEDAFWALAILLSDKRYLMHGLYVEGFPKLTRFLEHHDKILTKFMPKLKHHFDKFGLDAILYSLKWFFVCFVERVPFSLCLRVWDIYLLDGERVVTAMAYTILKLHKKAIMKLQDMDLIVNYIQVKLHKDFGYDDDVVIYHLERSMDELKRAKLDYPGPPPPSELPKRALGVFVEPDKKSKIGQRAENFSETEKQARATVILRREKAAMEMQELRVSQSDTVSEHSGVAGGIRCDDSVSALGSRRSLADTSVTSTADLSVFSSGRSHAPDNSLDTHSNVSDDGTGSGICGLSIQRAPSTTHSTPRATPHPPSVSPLSDDVVRIHVTYNPLAASPSHLHPVSPSKYKAYSEDHHKPVTLGFYQGNGASNLPSDNRIRIQVPSEELLTPVVDSGRIITPRYIESHSELYDLK
- the LOC128683329 gene encoding USP6 N-terminal-like protein isoform X1 — translated: MNEEALLARASEERERIFQRYERGRENLAGQIDPWEDPEFEEYHKTDRYGFIHDERLPQKTAPQKINVEVEREKKWVKMLATWDSSATKEKLHRRIYKGIPKSLRMKIWCKLLDINRVKSDSPGKYQEMLKLAKQWSTDVRQIDSDVNRQFREHQFYRERYSEKQCSLFNVLCAYSMYNSEVGYCQGMSGLAGVLLMYMDEEDAFWALAILLSDKRYLMHGLYVEGFPKLTRFLEHHDKILTKFMPKLKHHFDKFGLDAILYSLKWFFVCFVERVPFSLCLRVWDIYLLDGERVVTAMAYTILKLHKKAIMKLQDMDLIVNYIQVKLHKDFGYDDDVVIYHLERSMDELKRAKLDYPGPPPPSELPKRALGVFVEPDKKSKIGQRAENFSETEKQARATVILRREKAAMEMQELRVSQSDTVSEHSGVAGGIRCDDSVSALGSRRSLADTSVTSTADLSVFSSGRSHAPDNSLDTHSNVSDDGTGSDGSGICGLSIQRAPSTTHSTPRATPHPPSVSPLSDDVVRIHVTYNPLAASPSHLHPVSPSKYKAYSEDHHKPVTLGFYQGNGASNLPSDNRIRIQVPSEELLTPVVDSGRIITPRYIESHSELYDLK